The following coding sequences are from one Arachis hypogaea cultivar Tifrunner chromosome 7, arahy.Tifrunner.gnm2.J5K5, whole genome shotgun sequence window:
- the LOC112703336 gene encoding uncharacterized aarF domain-containing protein kinase At5g05200, chloroplastic, producing the protein MAVSGLRGGTLRLPLPFHHHHHHHSLRFSLPSISNTRAHSNSKSKGFTLFARYAQAQDLFSSRRIQDNIENLPKLVEDIVQTSINTGPRGVFRLAQGVQALVGVGQEWLTDLSKLSNSSAGLPPELQLGLLSPFYLRRLFERMGATYIKLGQFIASAPTLFPPEYVQEFQNCFDKAPPVPFEEIQSILRKELGRPIESVYEYVDPTPIASASIAQVHGARLKGSQEDVVIKVLKPGIEDVLVADLNFVYVVARILEFLNPEISRTSLVGIVKDIRESMLEEVDFQKEAANIEAFRRYLENMGLTREATAPKVYQYCSTQKVLTMQRLYGVPLTDLDSISSLVPNPETSLITALNVWFGSLLACESFHADVHAGNLWLLRDGRIGFLDFGIVGRISPKTWAAMEVFLGSIAIDDYDSMASSLIEMGATNKDVDVKAFAGDLEKVFSSIKELDSELVVATASGNNATTVSANIVFDERQMNALFLDVVRVSESYGLKFPREFALLLKQLLYFDRYTRLLAPNLNMLRDQRISIASNRRNRYRDSY; encoded by the exons ATGGCGGTTTCGGGCCTCAGAGGTGGTACTCTTCGTTTGCCACTCcccttccaccaccaccaccaccaccattctcTTCGTTTTTCTCTTCCTTCAATTTCTAACACCAGAGCTCATTCCAATTCCAAGTCAAAGGGTTTCACTCTCTTCGCTCGCTATGCTCAAGCTCAGGACCTTTTCTCCTCTCGCCGTATCCAAG ATAACATTGAAAACTTGCCCAAGCTGGTGGAAGACATTGTGCAGACATCCATCAACACAGGCCCTAGGGGAGTCTTTAGGCTGGCTCAAGGCGTTCAAGCCCTCGTTGGGGTCGGTCAAGAGTGGTTGACTGATTTATCAAAG TTGTCAAATTCATCTGCTGGGTTGCCGCCTGAACTGCAGCTTGGTTTACTTTCCCCCTTTTATTTGAGGAGGCTATTTGAACGCATGGGTGCAACATACATCAAATTAGGTCAG TTCATAGCATCAGCTCCTACACTCTTTCCACCTGAGTATGTACAAGAATTTCAGAACTGTTTCGATAAAGCTCCTCCTGTTCCTTTTGAGGAAATCCAATCAATATTGCGTAAGGAATTAGGAAGACCAATAGAAAGTGTATATGAGTACGTTGATCCAACTCCTATTGCTTCTGCCTCTATAGCACAG GTTCATGGTGCAAGGCTAAAAGGCAGCCAGGAGGATGTGGTGATAAAGGTCTTAAAACCAGGaatagaggatgtcttagtggcAGATCTTAATTTTGTTTATGTTGTTGCTCGGATATTGGAGTTCTTGAATCCTGAAATAAGCCGAACATCGCTG GTTGGTATTGTTAAAGACATAAGGGAGTCTATGCTTGAAGAAGTTGACTTTCAAAAGGAGGCTGCAAATATTGAGGCTTTCAGGAGATATTTGGAAAACATGGGACTCACAAGGGAGGCAACAGCTCCGAAAGTGTATCAATACTGCAGTACACAGAAGGTTTTAACTATGCAGAGACTTTATGGTGTTCCTCTAACTGATCTAGATTCCATAAGTTCTCTTGTTCCGAATCCAGAAACCAGCCTTATAACTGCTCTCAATGTGTG GTTTGGAAGTTTACTTGCATGTGAGTCTTTTCATGCAGATGTACATGCAGGAAATCTATGGCTTCTACGGGATGGCCGTATTGGGTTTCTTGACTTTG GAATTGTTGGGCGTATATCCCCCAAAACATGGGCTGCTATGGAAGTCTTCTTGGGTTCAATTGCCATTGACGATTATGACTCTATGGCATCTTCCTTAATTGAAATGGGTGCTACGAATAAGGATGTTGATGTTAAGGCCTTCGCAGGAGATTTGGAAAAAGTATTCTCATCAATAAAG GAGCTGGACAGTGAACTAGTTGTAGCAACCGCAAGCGGGAATAATGCAACCACTGTTTCTGCTAATATAGTTTTCGATGAGAGGCAAATGAATGCACTCTTCCTTGATGTG GTTCGAGTTAGTGAATCATACGGATTGAAGTTTCCTCGAGAATTTGCGCTTCTCTTGAAGCAGCTCTTGTATTTTGATCGCTACACTCGGTTGCTGGCTCCCAATTTGAACATGCTTCGAGATCAGAGGATTTCCATTGCCTCCAACAGAAGAAACAGGTATAGAGACAGTTATTAA
- the LOC114924222 gene encoding uncharacterized protein: MSGESAPKIRLVLCPKCRQLLQEHPDFDVYKCGGCGTTLQAKKRRSGTLNSESSACKTDAHPVSDDKHYSHGEQLAIPQESGLKVKATSSFSEESSSDGKEQIQNGEYSGEDVVRSKKNDMKEKATRSSSGKCSLDGNDFKNQIQNGECNGKEVVLSQKNDIREKAIRSSSGGCSLDENDQRGHIENGECNREQGVLPQENDLSEKATNISPGEHSLGGNNGREKIGNGECGREQGVLTDENNLREKEAISSSRGCSLDGIDSREQIENGECNGKQLVSSKKDGVREEAPRSSIGECSLDVNGGRGQVENGDCNGEQVFPHWENGSSEKIRCYLDKDDGRHQIQNVECNGEQLVLPRENGLMKQATSSPGRNQSRNVEFMGEQLGSFSLSDEVAKEMDSHKFSDIRRHKRVSNKGFSKELANSEIKGSSKSVAENLVEKANDSKLELAREEPSNENMPEKGAEEELIWAVGKDVNNDKSALAGVKYEVDISGGSLEGAAGELNNENLSVKGEGHELISELGGKDANDAQPALAENPRSVQSTGAKSEADITISTSTAKGSSTENFVSEKENIAQCKLEEGTQDQKKVHQSFDCVRSVDVDATEVANTSTEFSGTLGELPKSPATRSLHAYDGSISSNDGVYEQFPSLDSFENSYTVVNDVLEGNSRKGKGLVDCYGDLETQHQSYFLGAKRHHVVRDRRWNPNQVLEYTRHGRSHGMRTRDDFSSNMPFHRSSSQSGYESGSPLSQTLDELYASSSFVSPDSCEDPDQEKMKLMRIVYKLQDQLNRTRYMSGETNGRSSMDVSYKGNHLSTYHSHDLLERRFHHGLDYPRCEGRCSHGSNWRRRHNYSQPYLSEATCSTHLVDHPCYHCCPQEWQCSAELPPRVLYTHEDLCRYHPGPSCSSHHSLPSSPQWFMSPKIPGYDLETKSCDQIHRVAEMKNYLREKQNLNKRHYRPVAGGAPFVTCHKCFKLLQMPADFLLFKRVCHQLKCGACSEVLKFSLQNQSHIVSYGAPSTPGLQSSQLDEQNEMIIDNNLNSASHANNDHSSHADPVSYSDDFGHSISKSYSSEGDPVSLTPLHPSHGNEDHKQSVFSNGNFEPITEENNIASRGPSEIAMHSSNVSGSEKLPPEIEGIRSQQKSSPLHQLMGYSSPSQVIRGVNSPLEYKETIFKVENDI, encoded by the exons ATGTCTGGTGAATCAGCTCCGAAAATTCGACTTGTTTTATGTCCTAAATGTCGGCAGCTTCTTCAAGAGCATCCAGATTTTGATGTGTACAAGTGTGGTGGATGTGGAACAACACTTCAag CTAAGAAACGAAGAAGTGGAACTTTGAACTCAGAATCCAGCGCATGTAAAACTGATGCACATCCTGTTTCTGATGATAAGCATTACAGCCATGGTGAGCAGCTAGCTATTCCTCAGGAGAGTGGTTTGAAGGTGAAAGCAACTAGCTCTTTCTCAGAAGAAAGTTCTTCTGATGGAAAGGAACAAATTCAAAATGGTGAATACAGTGGAGAGGATGTAGTTCGTTCAAAGAAGAATGATATGAAGGAAAAGGCAACTAGATCTTCCTCGGGAAAATGTTCTTTAGATGGAAATGATTTTAAGAATCAAATTCAAAATGGTGAATGCAATGGAAAGGAGGTAGTTCTCTCCCAGAAGAATGATATAAGGGAAAAAGCAATTAGATCTTCCTCAGGAGGATGTTCTCTTGATGAAAATGATCAAAGGGGTCATATTGAAAATGGTGAATGCAATAGAGAGCAGGGAGTTCTTCCTCAGGaaaatgatttgagtgaaaaagcAACTAATATTTCCCCTGGAGAACATTCCTTGGGTGGAAATAACGGAAGGGAGAAAATTGGAAATGGTGAATGTGGTAGAGAGCAGGGTGTTCTTACTGATGAGAATAATTTGAGAGAAAAAGAAGCTATTTCTTCCTCAAGAGGTTGTTCTTTGGATGGAATTGATTCAAGGGAGCAAATTGAAAATGGTGAATGCAATGGAAAGCAGCTCGTTTCTTCTAAGAAGGATGGTGTGAGGGAAGAAGCACCTAGATCTTCCATAGGAGAGTGTTCTTTGGATGTAAATGGTGGAAGAGGTCAAGTTGAAAATGGTGATTGCAATGGAGAGCAGGTATTTCCTCATTGGGAGAATGGTTCAAGTGAAAAGATAAGATGTTATTTAGATAAAGATGATGGAAGGCATCAAATTCAAAATGTTGAATGCAATGGAGAGCAGCTAGTTCTTCCACGGGAGAATGGGTTGATGAAACAAGCAACTAGTTCTCCTGGCAGGAATCAAAGTCGAAATGTTGAATTCATGGGGGAGCAGCTTGGATCATTTAGTCTATCAGATGAAGTTGCAAAAGAGATGGATAGCCATAAATTCTCAGATATCAGGAGGCATAAAAGAGTGTCAAACAAAGGTTTTTCAAAGGAGCTAGCTAATAGTGAAATTAAGGGCTCATCGAAATCAGTGGCAGAAAATTTAGTAGAAAAAGCAAATGATTCAAAGCTGGAACTCGCAAGAGAAGAGCCAAGTAATGAAAATATGCCAGAAAAAGGAGCAGAAGAAGAGTTAATTTGGGCAGTGGGCAAAGATGTCAATAATGATAAATCAGCTCTGGCAGGGGTAAAGTATGAAGTGGACATCAGCGGAGGTAGTTTGGAAGGAGCAGCAGGAGAGTTAAACAATGAAAACTTGTCAGTAAAAGGGGAAGGACATGAGTTAATTTCTGAATTGGGTGGAAAAGATGCTAATGATGCCCAACCGGCTCTAGCAGAGAATCCCAGAAGCGTCCAATCAACGGGTGCGAAATCTGAAGCTGACATTACCATAAGCACTTCTACTGCCAAAGGATCAAGTACTGAGAACTTTGTCTCTGAAAAGGAAAACATTGCTCAATGTAAACTTGAAGAAGGTACACAAGATCAGAAAAAAGTTCACCAGAGTTTTGACTGTGTAAGATCCGTGGATGTTGATGCCACAGAAGTAGCTAATACCAGCACAGAGTTTAGTGGTACTCTTGGAGAATTGCCTAAATCTCCAGCTACCAGAAGCCTTCATGCTTATGATGGCAGCATCTCTTCTAATGATGGAGTGTACGAGCAGTTCCCTAGTCTAGATTCTTTTGAGAACTCTTATACCGttgtcaatgatgttcttgagggAAACTCGAGAAAGGGAAAAGGCCTTGTTGATTGCTATGGAGATCTTGAGACCCAACACCAATCATATTTTCTAGGAGCAAAGAGGCATCATGTTGTGAGAGACAGAAGATGGAATCCAAACCAAGTTCTGGAGTACACCAGACATGGTCGTTCACATGGTATGAGGACAAGAGATGATTTTTCATCCAACATGCCCTTCCACCGAAGCAGTTCCCAATCCGGCTACGAAAGTGGCAGCCCTTTAAGTCAAACGCTTGATGAGCTCTATGCCAGCTCAAGCTTTGTTTCACCGGACTCCTGTGAGGACCCTGACCAAGAAAAGATGAAactgatgagaattgtttataaATTGCAAGATCAACTTAACAGAACCAGATACATGAGTGGGGAAACAAATGGAAGATCATCCATGGATGTCTCTTATAAGGGAAATCATCTTTCAACATACCATAGCCACGACCTTCTTGAAAGAAGATTTCATCACGGTCTTGATTACCCTAGGTGTGAGGGAAGATGTAGCCACGGAAGCAATTGGCGTCGAAGGCATAACTATTCACAACCATATTTATCTGAGGCAACATGCAGTACACACCTTGTTGATCATCCTTGTTATCATTGTTGTCCCCAAGAGTGGCAATGCTCGGCAGAGTTGCCGCCGCGTGTTCTTTACACTCATGAAGATCTATGCAGGTACCACCCAGGTCCCAGTTGTTCATCTCACCACTCTCTTCCTTCAAGTCCACAATGGTTCATGAGCCCCAAAATCCCAGGATATGACCTTGAAACAAAATCCTGTGATCAAATACATAGAGTGGCTGAGATGAAGAATTATTTAAGGGAGAAACAGAACTTGAACAAGCGACATTACCGGCCAGTAGCAGGTGGAGCACCTTTCGTGACCTGTCACAAATGCTTCAAGCTGCTGCAGATGCCTGCAGATTTTCTCCTTTTCAAAAGGGTATGTCATCAGCTAAAATGTGGCGCATGTTCAGAGGTACTTAAGTTTTCACTGCAGAACCAAAGCCATATAGTTTCATATGGTGCACCAAGTACTCCGGGTCTCCAATCAAGTCAACTTGATGAACAAAATGAGATGATCATTGACAACAATCTAAATTCTGCATCTCATGCCAACAATGATCATTCTTCTCATGCCGACCCTGTTTCATATTCCGATGATTTTGGCCATTCCATCAGCAAGAGCTATTCCTCAGAAGGTGATCCTGTTTCTCTGACACCGTTACATCCCTCACATGGCAATGAAGATCATAAACAAAGTGTTTTTTCAAATGGTAACTTTGAGCCTATCACAGAGGAGAATAATATTGCTTCAAGAGGTCCTAGTGAAATAGCTATGCATTCCTCCAATGTGTCAGGATCTGAAAAATTGCCACCGGAAATTGAGGGCATAAGGTCTCAACAAAAAAGCTCGCCACTTCATCAATTGATGGGTTATTCTTCACCAAGTCAAGTGATAAGAGGGGTTAATTCCCCTCTTGAATATAAAGAGACCATTTTCAAAGTGGAAAATGATATATGA